A DNA window from Chryseobacterium sp. MEBOG06 contains the following coding sequences:
- a CDS encoding leucine-rich repeat domain-containing protein yields the protein MTDFIKKIEKEFNTQIIRSNKHIWENYYDVDKDGNIITLYLDEIDLKDIDILLPIAHSLVNLAVLDCNIRTLITLKSFTQLEILSLRQNNLYDSTLEHLSYLKKLKKLDLRGTNLTDTSSLGTLNNLEMLFIGGSDHLDEIKGLEGLKSLYHLDVSNSCINSIESICTNENIRVLNLKGTNLKKITHLERFPNLESLNLDGTLVEKIEGLETSKNLKELFISTWRIKRIEGLENLTKLEVLDLYLNEISKIEGLDNLTNLKWLSLNSNKITKVENLDNLTNLELLLLEANEPITYFDTAFFHNLVSECYIYMRDMMDIERIQTDAPENVKINYDDDYRWPTSLYRAPREVFE from the coding sequence ATGACAGATTTTATAAAAAAAATAGAGAAAGAGTTTAATACTCAAATTATTCGTTCCAATAAGCACATCTGGGAAAATTATTATGATGTAGATAAAGATGGCAATATCATAACACTTTATTTAGATGAGATTGATTTAAAAGATATTGATATTTTATTGCCTATTGCACACAGTTTGGTTAATCTGGCGGTTTTAGATTGCAATATCAGAACTTTAATAACATTAAAATCATTTACTCAATTGGAAATCTTAAGCTTAAGGCAAAATAATTTATATGATTCCACACTTGAACATTTAAGTTATTTGAAAAAGTTAAAAAAACTTGATTTAAGAGGAACAAATCTTACGGATACATCATCACTCGGCACTCTTAATAATTTAGAGATGTTGTTTATTGGTGGAAGTGACCATCTTGATGAGATTAAAGGCTTGGAAGGTTTAAAATCACTATATCATTTAGATGTGTCTAACAGCTGTATTAATAGTATTGAGAGCATCTGTACAAATGAAAATATTCGTGTACTGAATTTAAAAGGCACTAATTTGAAAAAAATTACGCATTTGGAGAGATTTCCTAATTTGGAAAGTCTTAACCTGGATGGTACTTTAGTAGAAAAAATTGAAGGATTAGAAACCTCGAAAAATCTTAAAGAACTTTTTATTTCTACATGGCGGATAAAGCGTATCGAAGGCTTGGAAAACTTAACCAAATTGGAAGTTTTGGATTTATATTTGAACGAAATTTCAAAAATAGAAGGATTGGATAATTTAACCAATTTAAAATGGTTGAGTCTTAATAGTAATAAAATAACCAAAGTTGAAAATTTAGACAATCTGACAAACCTTGAACTTTTATTACTGGAAGCCAATGAGCCAATTACTTATTTTGATACTGCATTTTTTCACAATTTAGTTTCAGAATGTTATATATACATGCGCGACATGATGGACATAGAAAGAATTCAAACGGATGCACCCGAAAATGTAAAAATCAATTATGATGACGATTATCGATGGCCTACATCATTGTATCGTGCTCCCAGAGAGGTTTTTGAATAA
- a CDS encoding leucine-rich repeat domain-containing protein codes for MTDFIKKLEEEFNTQIIYSKDHIWENYYDVDKDGKIITLFLRYVDLNKLDVLLPIAESLVNLAVIDCKIKTLRGLKSFTRLEALSLRLNNLHSSTMGYLRHLKNLKKLDLRGTNLKDTSHVSSLTNLEMLFIGGNSQIRDNIKSIIGKFNTETRLSATNKELYPNHFGQLKIDNPTNSYFNLNKLEFINKIRQDLFPYTSAEGGIEKIQLQNAIQELEVTNGKGTFKINKNEW; via the coding sequence ATGACAGATTTTATAAAAAAATTAGAAGAAGAATTTAATACTCAAATTATCTATTCCAAAGACCACATCTGGGAAAATTATTATGATGTGGATAAAGATGGAAAGATTATAACATTATTTTTACGTTATGTTGATTTAAATAAACTTGATGTATTATTGCCCATAGCGGAAAGTTTGGTTAATCTAGCTGTTATCGATTGTAAAATTAAAACCTTAAGAGGATTAAAATCGTTTACCCGCTTAGAAGCATTAAGCTTGCGTCTGAATAATTTACATAGCTCCACAATGGGATATTTAAGACATTTGAAAAATCTAAAAAAACTGGATTTAAGAGGTACAAATCTTAAAGATACTTCACATGTTAGTAGCCTTACGAATTTGGAGATGTTATTCATAGGTGGTAACTCACAAATTAGAGATAATATTAAAAGTATAATTGGAAAGTTTAATACAGAAACCAGATTAAGTGCTACAAATAAGGAGCTATATCCCAATCATTTTGGGCAATTAAAAATTGATAATCCTACTAATTCATATTTTAATCTGAACAAACTAGAGTTTATTAATAAAATTAGACAAGATTTATTTCCTTATACCTCTGCTGAAGGTGGGATTGAAAAAATACAATTACAAAACGCGATACAGGAATTAGAAGTTACAAATGGAAAAGGGACATTTAAAATTAATAAAAATGAATGGTAA
- a CDS encoding ankyrin repeat domain-containing protein, with product MKNNEYIINIISSKNIDALKEWINNGGDAKTIIDDESLIQYIIDEIEDEDVDIYVKMIEILIENGADVNYFDEAYNAPVFQTIYLNKPKVLKLILEKGANIDLVGEERETPLTKASLNQNVGLMKLLLPYAHQDLINKPGSYHAKTPLGLAFYFGNLEMIELLLKYKADAYVNDGEGYLTIENIQEDIDEDLKKKIFDLIEQYKAK from the coding sequence ATGAAAAACAATGAATACATCATAAACATAATATCAAGTAAAAATATTGATGCTTTAAAAGAATGGATAAATAATGGTGGTGATGCAAAGACTATAATTGATGATGAAAGTTTAATACAATATATCATAGATGAAATTGAAGATGAAGACGTAGATATTTATGTTAAAATGATAGAGATTTTAATAGAAAATGGTGCAGATGTAAATTATTTTGATGAAGCATATAATGCTCCTGTCTTTCAGACAATATATTTAAATAAACCAAAAGTTCTAAAGCTAATTTTAGAAAAAGGGGCTAATATAGATCTTGTTGGGGAGGAACGTGAGACACCACTGACAAAAGCTTCTTTAAATCAAAATGTTGGGCTGATGAAGTTATTATTACCTTATGCACATCAAGATCTTATTAATAAACCTGGGTCTTATCATGCAAAAACACCTTTAGGATTGGCATTTTATTTTGGAAACTTAGAAATGATAGAATTACTGCTAAAATACAAAGCAGATGCTTATGTAAATGATGGAGAAGGTTATTTAACCATTGAGAATATTCAGGAAGATATTGATGAGGATCTGAAAAAGAAAATTTTTGATCTTATAGAACAGTATAAAGCCAAGTAA
- a CDS encoding leucine-rich repeat domain-containing protein has translation MTDFIKKLEKEFNTQIVYSKEHIWKNYYDVDNDGNITTLYLNKIDLKDLDTLLPVAHSLINLGVLNCNIKTLVTLKSFTRLEVLSLRQNKLYGSAFEDLSYLKKLKKLDLRGTNVKDTSSLGSLNNLEMLFIGGNDVINEVKGLEGLKSLYHLDVSNSCINSIENICANENIRVLDLKGTYLEKITHLERFPNLESLNLDGTLVEKIEGLETSKNLKELFISTWRIKRIEGLENLTKLEVLDLYLNEISKIEGLDNLTNLKWLSLNSNKITKVENLDNLTNLELLLLEANEPITYFDTAFFHNLVSECYIYMRDMMDIERIQTDAPENVKINYDDDYRWPTSLYRAPREVFE, from the coding sequence ATGACAGATTTTATAAAAAAACTAGAAAAAGAATTTAACACTCAAATTGTTTATTCCAAAGAACACATCTGGAAAAATTATTATGATGTTGATAATGATGGAAATATTACAACACTTTATTTAAATAAGATTGATTTAAAAGATCTTGATACTTTATTGCCTGTTGCTCACAGTTTGATTAATCTCGGGGTTTTAAATTGTAATATAAAAACTTTGGTAACATTAAAATCATTTACTCGATTGGAAGTTTTAAGCTTAAGGCAAAATAAATTATATGGTTCTGCATTTGAAGATTTAAGTTATTTGAAAAAGCTGAAAAAACTAGATTTAAGAGGAACAAATGTTAAGGATACATCATCACTCGGTAGTCTTAATAATTTGGAGATGTTGTTTATAGGCGGAAATGATGTGATTAATGAGGTAAAAGGGCTGGAAGGTTTAAAATCACTATATCATTTAGATGTGTCTAACAGCTGCATTAATAGTATTGAGAATATCTGTGCAAATGAAAATATTCGTGTATTGGATTTAAAAGGCACTTATTTGGAAAAGATTACGCATTTGGAGAGATTTCCTAATTTGGAAAGTCTTAATCTGGATGGTACTTTGGTAGAAAAAATTGAAGGATTAGAAACCTCGAAAAATCTTAAAGAACTTTTTATTTCTACATGGCGGATAAAGCGTATCGAAGGTTTGGAAAACCTAACAAAATTGGAAGTTTTGGATTTATATTTGAACGAAATTTCAAAAATAGAAGGATTGGATAATTTAACCAATTTAAAATGGTTGAGTCTTAATAGTAATAAAATAACCAAAGTTGAAAATTTAGACAATCTGACAAACCTTGAACTTTTATTACTGGAAGCCAATGAGCCAATTACTTATTTTGATACTGCATTTTTTCACAATTTAGTTTCAGAATGTTATATATACATGCGCGACATGATGGACATAGAAAGAATTCAAACGGATGCACCCGAAAATGTAAAAATCAATTATGATGACGATTATCGATGGCCTACATCATTGTATCGTGCTCCCAGAGAGGTTTTTGAATAA
- a CDS encoding S24 family peptidase produces MNYLEFKEIRKKLNMKQADIAKSIGVGTRAVQYWEKGERKIPETTAYFITNLLLKQQKEVNNDGASPVVFSDLKIMNVPLANQYAQAGYLSRFADEEYIESLPTIPFTDDVEHRGEYMCFEVKGDSMDNGSYESYLEGDIILCRNIRQDYWMSKLHYDKWDFVIVHKEKGILVKRIINHDVERGVITLHSLNEYYEDFDIHLKDVAKLFNIISTRRKNNRR; encoded by the coding sequence ATGAACTATTTAGAATTCAAAGAAATCAGGAAGAAACTAAACATGAAGCAGGCTGATATAGCAAAATCTATAGGCGTTGGAACCAGAGCCGTACAATATTGGGAAAAAGGCGAACGAAAAATACCGGAAACGACGGCTTATTTTATCACTAACCTCCTTTTAAAACAGCAAAAGGAAGTTAATAATGATGGTGCGTCCCCTGTTGTTTTTTCAGATTTAAAAATCATGAATGTTCCGCTTGCTAATCAGTATGCACAAGCTGGCTACTTGAGTAGGTTTGCAGATGAAGAATATATAGAAAGTTTACCAACAATTCCTTTTACTGATGATGTAGAACACCGGGGTGAATACATGTGTTTTGAAGTGAAAGGAGACAGTATGGACAACGGTTCATACGAAAGCTACCTTGAAGGTGATATTATTCTGTGCAGAAACATCAGACAGGATTACTGGATGAGCAAGCTGCATTATGACAAGTGGGATTTTGTCATCGTTCACAAAGAGAAAGGAATTCTGGTAAAGAGAATCATCAACCATGATGTGGAAAGAGGCGTTATCACCCTTCATTCTCTGAATGAATATTATGAAGATTTCGATATCCACCTAAAGGATGTTGCGAAGCTTTTTAATATTATCAGTACAAGACGTAAAAATAACAGAAGATAA